Within Cnuibacter physcomitrellae, the genomic segment TGTCAGCAGCCGGATCGTACACCGCCAAGTTCACCGACGGCCCGCTCGAGGGCAAGACCATCCGCACCGACTTCGCGTCGGACGGGGAGCCGCAAGCTCGCCTGACCGTGCCCGCCGGCACCGCGGGCGACAAGACGTACCTGTACCGCCGTTCCAGCGGCATCGAGTACGCCGAGTCGGACCGCCCGAGCGCGGTCGACTACCGCTACGTCGAGGCCGTGTTCGGCTGAGCCGCGCCGCGGGCCCGGTGCGCCGGGGCCTCCGCCGGCGGCCCCACCCGGGCGGACGCCGCCGGCGGTCCGGCCCGGGCGGACGCCCTGAGGGGGAGCCCCTCGATCGCCGCCGAGACCACCACGCGGGCGACGCCGCCCTCGAGGATGCACTCCTCGAGGGCGGCGCCCAGGCGGCCGGCGATCGCCGCGGCCGCCTCGCACGGCACTCCGGGCACGCGACCCGAGGCGATGTCGGCCGCCGCGAGCGCTGCGGCGTCGGCCGCGCCGATCGTCGTCTGTCGCGCGGCGAGGATCCGTCCGAGCGGAAGCGCCGCGAGGACGATCGCAGCGACGAGCACCAGGATGCCGACGCCCAGCACGGCTCCGCTCCCCCGCTCGTCGCGCAGGGCTCCGCAGCCCCGCCTGGCGGGACCCGGTCGGGACGGGATCACGGCGCACCGCCCTCCGCGCCGCTGTCGTCGAGTGCGCAGCCGCGCGCCGACGACTCCCCCACCCGGCCCAGCCCGGCGACGATCACGGGGGCGCGTACCTCGACGCAGAGCAGGCCACCGTCTCTCTCGGTCGACATCGTGGCCCCCGGTGCCGCCGCGACGGTGCGTGCCGTCGCGGCACCCGCCTCCCCTCGAGCCGCCAGACGCGCCGCGTCGGCCGCCGCGTCGGCGAGCGCGACGGGCAGGAGGGCCGCCCTCGCCACGGTCACGAGGAGCACCGCCAGCACGAGCACGGCGGGGAGCACCACCGCGAACTCGGCCGTCGCCGAGCCCCGGTCGCTGCGAAGGCCGTCATCCCGCACTGAGCGCACGGCGCACCAGCTCGGCGAGCATGCCGCGCACCTCGTCGCCCCGCAGGATCGTGACGAGGAGGCCCGCCAGTCCCACGGCCGCGAGGGTCGCGATCGCGTACTCCGCGGTCGCCGCCCCCGACTCGTCGGCGAGGGCGGATCGGATGCGCGCCCGCCGGGTGAACGTGGCGGTTCCAGTGCGGAGCGTGGGGGTTCGTCGTGTCGGAATCACGGTGTCGTCCTTTCGTGGGGTGGCGAGGAGGGGTGCGGCGATGTGGAGTACGGAAGCGGAGGCGGAGGCGCCGTCATGTCGCGGACGCGAGGAGGGTGAGAAGAGCGAGAAGGGGGTGCGGCGACGTGGATACGGGTGCGGGAGATGTCGTCACGTCGCTGACGCGAGGAGGGCGAGAAGGGGTGCGGCGACGTGGGATACGGGGGCGGAGGCGGAGGCGTCGTCACGTCGCGGACGCGAGGAGGGCGAGGAGGACCGGCGCGACGGCGAGCAGGAGGAACGCGGGCAGGGTGCAGAGCCCGAGCGGCAGCATGAGCCACGTCCCGAGTGCGGCCGTGCGCCGAGCGGCGGCCGCCGCCGCATCGGCCCGGATGCGCCGGGCCTCGTAGCGCAGCAGATCGGCCGGCGGGGCGCCCGAGACCCTCGCCAGCTCGAGCAGCGCCAGCGCCGAGGCATCGGCGTACTCGAGCCGGAACTCCTCGCACGCGTCGCGGGCGAGGCGCCTGGCCCGCGTGGTCGATCCGCCTCCGGCGAGGCCGATCGCGATGAGGTCGAGGGCGAGCCCGGCCTCGACGTCGTCGCGTCTGGCCCGTCGCACGAGTGCTCGGCTCCAGCGGTTCGCGATCACCAGGAGCAGGACCGCACCCGCGACGCAGACCAGTCCCGCGGGGCTGGCGAGCGCCGCGAGCGTGCCGAGGCCGGAGAGCGCACCGCCGAGGGCGGCGACGACCGGCAGCGCGGTGACGAGGCGCGTCGTCGCCACCGGACCGGCGAGCCCGGCCTCGATCTCGCGGTCCATCCGTGCCGAGGTGCCGAGGGACGCCGCCAGGGCCGACAGGAACGGAGCCATCGGGGCACCCGCCTCCGCGGCCACCGCCCACGCGGCCCCGGTCACGCGCCAGGCGCGCCCCGCGGACGCGGCGCGCAGCGCCTCCGGCACCGGCGCTCCGAGCGCCACCGCCTCCGCGACCGCCCGCACCACGTCGGCGGTCGACCGCGCGCGGGGGCTCGAGCCGGAGCGACCCGTGGTGGAGGCCGTGCTCGGCGCGGCGCCGGGAGCGAGCGCGCCGGCGACGTACTCCCAGGCTCGCACCGGGGCGACTCCGGCGCCGACCAGGGCGGCCAGTCTCTCGAGCACCGCGGCGATGTCGTCGTCCTCGGGCCGCCGACCGCTCCGCGCGGCCCCCGCGGCCGGTGTCTCGCGCGGCGCCGCGACAGGGCCCGTGCGCGCTCTCATGACCGCACCGGCTCGGGCCGTGCGTCCAGCATGCCGCGGTCGTCGACGATCAGCCGCCCGACGGCGGCGATCGAACGCGAGCCACCCCGACGTTCGAGGTGCACCACGAGGTCGAAGGCGCTGACGGCCTGCCGCGCCAGGGCGCGGGGCTCGAGGCCGGCGAGCGCCGCCATCGCCTCCAGCCGGGCGGGGACGTCGTCGAGGGCGTTGGCGTGCAGCGTTCCCGCGCCGCCCTCGTGCCCGGTGTTGAGGGCGGTGAGCAGGTCGCGGATCTCGGCGCCGCGGCACTCCCCGACCACGAGGCGGTCCGGTCGCATGCGGAGCGACTGGCGGACGAGCTCGGCCGTGCTGATGCCGCCCGCTCCCTCGAGGTTCGGCTGGCGGGCCTCCAGGGAGACCACGTGGGGATGGGGGATGCGCAGCTCGCGGACATCCTCCACCACCACGATCCGCTCGTCGACGGCACAGCGCGACAGCAGCGCCGCGAGCAACGTGGTCTTCCCCGATCCCGCGGCTCCGGTGATGAGGAGGCCCGACCGGGACCTCACCGCCGCCTCGAGCTGCTCCCGACGGCCCGCGAGCATCCCCGCCGCGTCGAGCTCGTCGAGGTCGAGGACGCGGGATCGG encodes:
- a CDS encoding DUF4244 domain-containing protein; the encoded protein is MIPTRRTPTLRTGTATFTRRARIRSALADESGAATAEYAIATLAAVGLAGLLVTILRGDEVRGMLAELVRRALSAG
- a CDS encoding TadA family conjugal transfer-associated ATPase, coding for MLSPFSSPPDSGTPPSRALAAALRPLERQLADPRVTDVLVNGHRGLWVDRGAGLESEEWDCPDERRLREWATHLVSLGGRHVDEAAPCVDVRLGELRVHVVLPPVAGDQTHVSIRVARSRVLDLDELDAAGMLAGRREQLEAAVRSRSGLLITGAAGSGKTTLLAALLSRCAVDERIVVVEDVRELRIPHPHVVSLEARQPNLEGAGGISTAELVRQSLRMRPDRLVVGECRGAEIRDLLTALNTGHEGGAGTLHANALDDVPARLEAMAALAGLEPRALARQAVSAFDLVVHLERRGGSRSIAAVGRLIVDDRGMLDARPEPVRS
- a CDS encoding type II secretion system F family protein; translated protein: MRARTGPVAAPRETPAAGAARSGRRPEDDDIAAVLERLAALVGAGVAPVRAWEYVAGALAPGAAPSTASTTGRSGSSPRARSTADVVRAVAEAVALGAPVPEALRAASAGRAWRVTGAAWAVAAEAGAPMAPFLSALAASLGTSARMDREIEAGLAGPVATTRLVTALPVVAALGGALSGLGTLAALASPAGLVCVAGAVLLLVIANRWSRALVRRARRDDVEAGLALDLIAIGLAGGGSTTRARRLARDACEEFRLEYADASALALLELARVSGAPPADLLRYEARRIRADAAAAAARRTAALGTWLMLPLGLCTLPAFLLLAVAPVLLALLASAT
- a CDS encoding TadE family type IV pilus minor pilin, encoding MRSVRDDGLRSDRGSATAEFAVVLPAVLVLAVLLVTVARAALLPVALADAAADAARLAARGEAGAATARTVAAAPGATMSTERDGGLLCVEVRAPVIVAGLGRVGESSARGCALDDSGAEGGAP
- a CDS encoding Rv3654c family TadE-like protein, whose protein sequence is MIPSRPGPARRGCGALRDERGSGAVLGVGILVLVAAIVLAALPLGRILAARQTTIGAADAAALAAADIASGRVPGVPCEAAAAIAGRLGAALEECILEGGVARVVVSAAIEGLPLRASARAGPPAASARVGPPAEAPAHRARGAAQPNTAST